The nucleotide sequence AACCCCAGGCCGTGATTCAAACCCTTGTGGACTATTATCAGGGCTACAACGCCAACGTCCATCGCGGTGTCCATACCCTCAGTGACAAAGCCACAACAGCTTATGAAGGTGCTCGGGATAAAGTTGCTAAATTTATTAATGCCCGTTCTCGTCAGGAAATTGTCTATACCCGTAATGCCAGTGAAGCGATAAATTTAGTGGCCTATAGTTGGGGGTTAAGTCATCTCGGGCCTGGGGATGAAATTATCCTCACGGTTTTTGAACATCACAGTAATTTAATCCCTTGGCAACTGGTCGCTCAAAAAACGGGAGCTATCCTCAAGTTTGTAGAGTTGGATGCACAACAATCCTTCAACTTCCCCCAATTTCAAAGCCTATTATCGGATAAAACTAAACTGGTTGCAGTTGTTCATGTTTCTAACACCTTAGGCTGCATCACGCCTGTGGCCCAAATTGCCGAGTTAGCCCATGCTGTTGGCGCAAAGGTTTTAATTGATGCTTGCCAAAGTGCGCCCCACATGAAGCTGGATGTCCAGGCCCTTGATTGTGATTGGCTGGTGGCCTCAGGACATAAGATGTGTGCCCCGACGGGAATCGGCTTTCTCTATGGAAAACTGGATTTGCTCCGTTCCATGCCACCATTTTTGGGAGGCGGAGAAATGATTGCGGATGTCTTTTTTGACCATGCTACCTATGCCGACCTACCCCATAAATTTGAAGCCGGGACACCCGCCATTGGTGAGGCCATTGCCTTGGGTGCAGCCATAGATTATCTGAATGCCATTGGCCTGACAGCCATTCACAATTACGAAGCTGAATTAACCGCCTATTTATGGCAAAAACTGAGTGACATTCCCGAATTAACGCTTTACGGCCCAGCTCCTGATCCAGAGGGTTTCGGTCGCGCCGCCTTAGTCAGTTTTACCGCCGGTGACGTGCATCCCCATGATTTATCCACAATTCTCGATGAGTCAGGCATTGCGATCCGGGCCGGTCATCATTGCACCCAGCCATTACATCGCTATCTCAACGTTCAATCTACAGCCCGGGCCAGTTTATATTTCTACAACACCAAAGCTGAAATTGATGCCCTCGTGATTGCCCTCAAAGAAGCCATCAGTTTTTTTGCTGGGATATTTTGAGAGCAGAACCCTAATTTAAGCGCACTAGGCGAATTTCTGTCCGCTGGTTCCGAATATCTGCTGGGGAAATCCCACTGAGGGGCTGGCTAAATCCTTTGCCTTCGGCAACCACAGTTGGTTTTATCCCTTGAGTCTTAAGGAAATTGGCCACCACCTGGGCCCGTTGTTGACTTAAACTCTGGTTGAAACTCGCTGAACCCGTCCGGGAGGTATGGCCAATCACCCGCACGGCAACGGTAGCTGGATTAAATTCACTGATGTCACGGGCTAATTCTTGGAGAGTTTGTGTACTTGCGGGAGTGAGTTGGGCTGAGCCAGTAGCAAATTTTACCTCTCCACGGATTTGCAAATTCCCAATATTAGTGGCTGTGGCAACCTGTTGAGCCGTGACGGGTTTGGCAGTGGTTTGGCGGTTTTGCCCCCCTGCTAATTTATCGGCCAGTTCTGGATTATCGGCGCGGACTAGATCAATCAAGGTCTGGGTATTGGTGGCAGCCCGCGTCAAAAATTCGGGCGTATAGAGGTCTTGGGTATCCTTCGGGAGTTGGCTCAGTCGTCCAGCTAAGACCAAAATGGCAGCCGTGGCCTGGATTCGTTGCTGGAGAATTTTTTTCTGCATCCATTGCAGGGCTTCGGGGGCTGTGAAAAACTCAATGCCTCGCAAGACTGTCGCCGCATCAGTGGGGGTTAAGTTACCATCTTGGGCAATTTGTTCTTGGAGTTGAGCCGAAACACGAATGTTGGCATCAATGCGGCGGTAGTAGTTTTCTAAAAATGTTGTGATTGCAACTGGCTGAGACTGAA is from Synechococcus sp. PCC 6312 and encodes:
- a CDS encoding SufS family cysteine desulfurase, producing MTMTQTRPLADLVRADFPILQQQVHGKPLVYLDNAATSQKPQAVIQTLVDYYQGYNANVHRGVHTLSDKATTAYEGARDKVAKFINARSRQEIVYTRNASEAINLVAYSWGLSHLGPGDEIILTVFEHHSNLIPWQLVAQKTGAILKFVELDAQQSFNFPQFQSLLSDKTKLVAVVHVSNTLGCITPVAQIAELAHAVGAKVLIDACQSAPHMKLDVQALDCDWLVASGHKMCAPTGIGFLYGKLDLLRSMPPFLGGGEMIADVFFDHATYADLPHKFEAGTPAIGEAIALGAAIDYLNAIGLTAIHNYEAELTAYLWQKLSDIPELTLYGPAPDPEGFGRAALVSFTAGDVHPHDLSTILDESGIAIRAGHHCTQPLHRYLNVQSTARASLYFYNTKAEIDALVIALKEAISFFAGIF
- a CDS encoding phosphate ABC transporter substrate-binding/OmpA family protein — translated: MRQGTVFTLFASLAVTAGLLGAGFWALNRYAPGLVNSSAPSSTTFQAQMTRLTLLGDTFSGYSTFRNPQFLQALKESGIDLIYRDEFDQAVRAKTLGENQADLVVTTLDQFLTQRPQGKIVGLIDRTVGADAVVLNTRQYPQLKSLLDLQTLVNQRQQAGQPVSIAFAADTPSEFLALVLDTKFDAFNLSDFNVIQVADASEAWKLMQDPQQNIALAVLWEPYVTQARQAKNTVVLSSQDAPTAIVDVIVASDRLIQSQPVAITTFLENYYRRIDANIRVSAQLQEQIAQDGNLTPTDAATVLRGIEFFTAPEALQWMQKKILQQRIQATAAILVLAGRLSQLPKDTQDLYTPEFLTRAATNTQTLIDLVRADNPELADKLAGGQNRQTTAKPVTAQQVATATNIGNLQIRGEVKFATGSAQLTPASTQTLQELARDISEFNPATVAVRVIGHTSRTGSASFNQSLSQQRAQVVANFLKTQGIKPTVVAEGKGFSQPLSGISPADIRNQRTEIRLVRLN